In a single window of the Cucumis melo cultivar AY chromosome 11, USDA_Cmelo_AY_1.0, whole genome shotgun sequence genome:
- the LOC103499707 gene encoding uncharacterized protein LOC103499707 isoform X2 has product MSSKKEEKSQAAAERIKAAALSAAKGLSRAQAERAAAAAARNVNAYGQKEEGPSRWQEKREAKRQMYLMSTEKAVRLGERKDIKGSMSSAGGAAAQCQKCYQMGHWTYECKNERVYISRPSRTQQLKNPKLRMKMEVSLELDNPDPGEEEKPKKHSKNKSKRKHRSNAKSDSDSEASVFETDSGSSSVTESDDSSEESSSDYSSSSESECERSRRRRKKQKRGRRKRRYSSSSDSSDSDSRSESESDSDNERSRRKSRRHSRRR; this is encoded by the coding sequence atGTCTAGTAAGAAGGAAGAGAAGTCGCAAGCTGCTGCTGAAAGGATTAAGGCTGCGGCTCTTAGTGCTGCAAAAGGTCTTAGTCGTGCTCAGGCCGAACGAGCAGCTGCGGCTGCTGCTCGGAATGTTAATGCTTATGGGCAGAAGGAAGAAGGGCCTAGCAGATGGCAGGAGAAAAGGGAAGCAAAGAGGCAGATGTATTTGATGAGTACTGAAAAGGCAGTAAGATTGGGTGAAAGAAAAGACATTAAGGGCTCTATGTCTAGTGCTGGTGGAGCTGCTGCACAATGCCAGAAATGTTATCAGATGGGACACTGGACCTACGAATGCAAAAATGAACGAGTTTACATATCTCGTCCATCTCGAACTCAACAACTTAAAAATCCAAAGCTGAGGATGAAGATGGAAGTCTCATTGGAGTTGGACAACCCAGATCCTGGTGAGGAGGAGAAGCCCAAGAAGCATTCGAAGAACAAAAGTAAAAGAAAGCATCGGTCCAATGCAAAATCCGATAGCGATAGTGAGGCCTCTGTGTTTGAGACTGATAGTGGGTCCTCATCAGTTACTGAATCTGATGATTCTTCTGAAGAAAGCAGTTCAGATTACAGTTCTTCATCCGAATCAGAGTGCGAAAGGAGTCGAAGAAGGAGAAAGAAGCAGAAGAGGGGGAGAAGAAAGAGGAGGTACAGTTCGTCTTCTGATTCTTCTGATTCAGACTCAAGGTCTGAATCAGAATCTGATTCCGATAATGAACGTAGTAGGAGGAAGAGCCGA